From Pseudomonadota bacterium:
GAGCAGCTCCTCGCACATGTCGAGCACCGGCGGGAACTCGTTGAGGAACTTCTCGCAGGCGGCCTCGAAGGTCTTGGGGCCATCGGTCCACTTGAACTCGACCTTCTTGGGCAGATCGTAGGCCACGCCACCGAGGCGCAGGTAGTTGTAGGTGAGGCGCTGACCACAGGTCGACTCGAAGAGGTCGAGGATCTTCTCGCGCTCGGTGAAGCCGTAGAGGAAGGGCGTCGTGGCGCCCAGCTCGAGAGCGTTTGTGCCGAACCAGAGCAGGTGCGAGGCGATGCGGTTCAGCTCGACCATGATGACGCGGATCACGTCGCCGCGGGGCGTGGGCACGATGTCGGCGAGGCGCTCGACGGCGAGCACGTACACGTAGTTGGCCGACATCGAGGTCACGTAGTCGAGGCGGTCGGTCACGGGGATGTACTGGCCGTAGTGACGGCCCTCCGCCATCTTCTCGAGCGAGCGATGGAGGTACCCGATCACGGGCTCGACATCGACCACGATCTCTGCATCGAGCTTGACCATGAGACGCAGCACCCCGTGCGTGCTGGGGTGCTGGGGGCCCATGTTGATGACGAACTCTTCGGTGTTGATCATACGGTTTCGGCTTTCGTCTGGGGATGGCGAGAGGTTGGGTGCGCTGGGGTCCCGGGGGTGACCCCCTGCGCAATCGGCCCGCGCCTAGATCTTGTGGTGACCCATTCCTGTGAAGTGCGCGGGGTTCTCTCCTTGGGGCGTGGGAACGAAGTTCGGATGGACGTAGCTCTTGCGCAGCGGGTGCCCCTCCCAGTCGTGCGGCATGAGGATGCGCCGCAGATCGGGATGGCCCTTGAACTGCACACCGAACAGGTCGTACACCTCGCGCTCGTACCAGTTCGCCCCGGACCACAGCGACGTGAGGCTGTCGACCTCGAGACGATCATTGGGAAGCTGCACCTTGAGGGCCACGATGTGGAGGTGCGTGTACGACATGAAATACGCGATGACGTCGACGCGCTCGACCCAGTCGGCCGCGGTGACCACCATGTTGTAGTCGAACGCAAGCGCGGGGTCGTCGCGCAGGCAGCGCGCCACCTCGAGCAGATGGGCGGGCTCGACGATGAGGGTCTCGGCGTTGCGCTCGTCGATGCGAAGCCCCGCGTTCGGAAACCGCTCGGTCAGGTGAGCCAGGATCTCTTCTCTCTTCAACTCTCTTGCCTCCTACGACGACGAGACGCCTCGCGCGCCTCGGCTAGCCGTACCAATCCATGACCCCTTTGCGCCACGCGTAGCCGATGGCCACCACGAGAAGACCGAGGAACACGAGCATCTCGCCGAAGGCCATGAGCCCGTACTTCGGGTCGAGGAGCATGTCGCGGAACGATGCGGCCCACGGGAACATGAAGACGATCTCGACATCGAAGAGCACGAACATCATCGCGTAGAGGTAGTAGCGGATGTTGTACTGCACCCAGGCCTTGCCGATGGGCATCTCGCCGCACTCGTAGGCGATGAGCTTCTCGGGCGACTGCCGGCGAGGCGCCAGGATGCTCGCCAGAACGAAGTTCATCAGACAGAACAGGATGCCGCCGATGAGGAACAAGAGGGGGTAGAGATAGTTGCCTGTTGCCACGCCGGGGCCACTCCTCGTCTGCTAATTCTTTTTTTCACAAGCAAGCCGGCAATAACGCCGTAGCCTGCATGGCGGGGGAGACTTCTGTTCGCCCCCTCAAAATCCTCTTGTGAAGAACGGGCGCTACGACGCGGTTCTGTCGTAACACACCCCGAAGATCAGGAGCGCCGGCCCACGACGTAGTCGAGCAGCGCTTCGAGCTCTGCGGTGCCTTGCGCCGGGCGGGCCGCAACCAGCGCCTCCCGAGCGCGGCGCAGGTAGTCGCCCGCCACGGAGAGCGCATGCTCCTGGGAGCCGGTCGTGCCCATGATGGAGAGGACCCGACGCATCGACCGCCGGGAGAGCCGTCCCCTCCCCTCCTCGACCAGCCCTACCAGCGTCTGGCGATCGGCGGGCGAGACTTTGGCCAGCGCGTGGATGAAGGGCAGCGTGAACTTGCCCTCGCTGAGATCGCTGCCC
This genomic window contains:
- a CDS encoding NADH-quinone oxidoreductase subunit D, which produces MINTEEFVINMGPQHPSTHGVLRLMVKLDAEIVVDVEPVIGYLHRSLEKMAEGRHYGQYIPVTDRLDYVTSMSANYVYVLAVERLADIVPTPRGDVIRVIMVELNRIASHLLWFGTNALELGATTPFLYGFTEREKILDLFESTCGQRLTYNYLRLGGVAYDLPKKVEFKWTDGPKTFEAACEKFLNEFPPVLDMCEELLTESAIFLKRTKGVGVLPRDVALAHGVSGPNIRACGVKYDVRKAVPYSIYPELDFDIPTQEGSDCWARYKVRMDEMRQSVKIVQQCLARLPKGRAKAVLPNRIWIPEGEVYSRIENSRGDMGCYLVSNGSEKAWRCKFRTPSYSNLSVLPVLMRGALVADLIAINASFDLVLPEIDR
- a CDS encoding NADH-quinone oxidoreductase subunit C, whose protein sequence is MKREEILAHLTERFPNAGLRIDERNAETLIVEPAHLLEVARCLRDDPALAFDYNMVVTAADWVERVDVIAYFMSYTHLHIVALKVQLPNDRLEVDSLTSLWSGANWYEREVYDLFGVQFKGHPDLRRILMPHDWEGHPLRKSYVHPNFVPTPQGENPAHFTGMGHHKI
- a CDS encoding NAD(P)H-quinone oxidoreductase subunit 3, with product MATGNYLYPLLFLIGGILFCLMNFVLASILAPRRQSPEKLIAYECGEMPIGKAWVQYNIRYYLYAMMFVLFDVEIVFMFPWAASFRDMLLDPKYGLMAFGEMLVFLGLLVVAIGYAWRKGVMDWYG